GCTGGTTTAGCCCCCCGTTCGACATCCGGCACAAGGCCGACCTCTTCGTCTACCTTCGCCTAACCCCACGGTGGAGCCTCTCCCTGTCGCAGTTCGTGCAGAGCGGCAACATCGTTACCGTGCCAACATCCATATACTACAACCAGGCCAAAAAGCAGCTGGTGCCCGTCTACACCTCGCGCTACAACCTGCGGCTGCCCCTGGCGCATCGGCTCGACGTGTCGGCGCAGTACACCGTGCGCCAATCGTTTGGCGAGCTGCGCCTCAGCCTCGGCATCTACAACCTGTACAACCAGGCCAACCCCTACTTCATCTACTTTAAACCCGAAAAGATGGACGACGAGCAAACCCGCTTCGTCACCAAGAAGCGCTCGCTGCTGCCCATGGTTCCATTCTTTATGATAGAGGTAACGCTATGAAATACGCCACCTTTTTAGCCGGGCTTCTGCTGCTGGCCAGCTGCAAGCTCAACGACGATGTCAACCTGGCGCTGCCCAGCCAGCAGCGCTACTACGTGGTGGAGGCCATCCTGCACCCCGGCCAGCCCATGGAACTCCTCTTTTCCGAGAGCAACCGCATGAGCGATGTCGCCAGCCTCAGCTTCGTCTGGTTTGCCGACGCCTGCTTTGCCATAGGCACCGACACCATTTCGCTCACCAACTACCTCTTCCTGCGCAAGGCCGATAGCGTTATGATCAACTACACCAGCCAGGTGCCGCTGCCCAACCTGCACAGCGGTAGCATCGCGCTTCGCCTGGTGAAAGACCGCGATACCCTTACCGCCACCACCCGCTTCGTGAAGCCCGTCGAGGTCGAAAGTTGCACCGTCAGCGGCCTCGATATTACCGCCACCCTCCGCAACAGCTACGATAGCCACGACCGCTTCTTTAGGGTCGAGGCCTTCCTCTACCAGTCTAGCAGCAAAAAGATACCCCGCTACACCCAACTCTACAACCTCGGCAGCGACACTAGCCCAGAGCTCGCCCTGCACATGCGGGTGGGCAACGTGCCGCGCGACTCGCTCCGGGTCGTCGTCTCCCACATCTCGCGCGAGCACTACGAGTACCTCTACTCCTGCAGCCGCGCCGTCGATGCCTACTTCGACCCCTTTGCCGTGCCCACCCCAATCAAGACAAACATCAGCGGCGGCCTCGGTATCTTTGCCGTGGTGCAGCAGCAGTCCTTCCTCCTCAAGAGCCGCTACCCCTAGCCCTCGGAGCCCCATCCTCTTCTTTTTAGCAGATGGCCTAGTGGTAGGCCTATTGTAGAAGTTGTTTATCTCCTCGTATGGCTACCAGCACCGAATAATCTTTATGAGAGCTTGCAAACGCACGGGTGTAACTTGTAAATGCACGTGAAGGATAGATAAACTCACGTGTATATATTTATAGCGCACGCAACAATATTTGATATATACGATTGTCTGTAGAATCTACGCGGTACATTTTAATATCTACACGATACGCTGTAAATACTACACGGTAATCTGCAAAAAATGCACGATAAGTAGGCGAATTTACACGGTACGCTGATAATTCTACACGAATATGCTTGAAAAATCAACGGGTAATTTCTACATTTAGGGGGTGAGAATTATAACCTTAACCGAAAGCTATGCTAGCATTTAGCCTCAAGCGCATCTTTGCCGCGCGCGGAATCGAAAAGCCATTCACCTACATGGTGAGGCGGGGCTTCTCCGACAACTTTGCCACCGCCATCATCAATGGGCGCAAGCACCAAGTAAACCTTCGCGAGGTAGAGCGCCTGTGCGAGCTGTTCCGGTGTACCCCCAACGACCTGCTGGAGTGGACCCCATCGGCCGAGCAGGCCATCCAGAAGGACCATCCCCTAAAGCCCCTCGAGCGGGTGGAGAAGGTGGCGCAGCTCAACCAGCTGATCAACACCGCCTCGATGGATAGGCTGGAGCAGATCGAGGCCATCGTTAAGCGCGAGCTGGCCGAGTAGGCGCTGGAGTAGCGAGCCTCCTTGGTAAAGTAGCCACTCCTAGCGAAGGGCTATTGACCTTTGCTGCGCC
This window of the uncultured Acetobacteroides sp. genome carries:
- a CDS encoding DUF4249 family protein, producing the protein MKYATFLAGLLLLASCKLNDDVNLALPSQQRYYVVEAILHPGQPMELLFSESNRMSDVASLSFVWFADACFAIGTDTISLTNYLFLRKADSVMINYTSQVPLPNLHSGSIALRLVKDRDTLTATTRFVKPVEVESCTVSGLDITATLRNSYDSHDRFFRVEAFLYQSSSKKIPRYTQLYNLGSDTSPELALHMRVGNVPRDSLRVVVSHISREHYEYLYSCSRAVDAYFDPFAVPTPIKTNISGGLGIFAVVQQQSFLLKSRYP
- a CDS encoding helix-turn-helix transcriptional regulator — protein: MLAFSLKRIFAARGIEKPFTYMVRRGFSDNFATAIINGRKHQVNLREVERLCELFRCTPNDLLEWTPSAEQAIQKDHPLKPLERVEKVAQLNQLINTASMDRLEQIEAIVKRELAE